The Bradyrhizobium oligotrophicum S58 genome contains the following window.
GAAGGCCGGATGCCTGGCCGGCACCCATGGCCCGCGTGCAACAAAAAGCGCACGCGGCGGTCACCACAGGTACGGCCTGGAACACCCGGCCTTCCCCGCGCGATGGTTTTAACGCTTATACGCGATCTCCCCGGGGACCGGGCTGTCTTGCCCCCGTCACCTCGCGCGATGCGTGAGCACCGGCACGAGACTTGGCGCCAGCATCGGGGCGCCAGGACCACGCGACTTCGCCGTCCATGACGGGCCGCTCGTCCGCGCAGACTTTCGTCCACGCACGGCCCACCACGTCCACCGCATTCCCAATCCCACGCAACTGGACGATCCGGAAGCGCCCCTCGGCTGGATAGGAACAGAAAGAGAACATAAACTGAGTTGGGCGGTTTGGCAAGACTATTTCCCGTGCTGCACCCAGCGGGGCGACAGGCGGGTTTTCTGTATTCAACTTTGGTAACGCATAGGGTACCAATGATTGGGTCCGGGAATATCTTGATGAGAACGGCGACAGTCCGTTTCGTCGCTGGTTTGACGCTCTCGATTCACGAGCTGCCGCCTTCGTCACGATTGCGATCAGCCGTGTTGCCGACGGCAACACCTCGAACGTGAAGGCGATCGGCGAGGGCGCGGCCGAAGTGCGGATTGATCGTGGACCGGGTTATCGGGTGTATTTCGGATGGCAGGGCAGGACGCTCGTGATCCTGCTGGGCGGCGGCACCAAACGGCGGCAACAGAACGATATCGAAGCCGCATTGAAACGATGGCGCGACTACAAAGCTCGCAGCTGATGGGAGCCGAGCATGGCTTTGACGAGGGACTTCCGAGAGACGGTGCAAGCGCGCGCGGAACGCGATCCGGCTTTTCGCGAAGCGATGTTCCAGGAGGCCGTAAGCGCTCTGCTGTGCGGAGAGGTCGATGACGGGCGCGCCGGCCTGCGTGCCTACATCAATGCAACAATTGGCTTTGACGCGTTGAGCAAGGCGCTCGGCCGACCGCCGAAGAGTCTGATGCGAATGTTTGGTCCTTCGGGCAACCCGACGGCCGAGAACCTGCTTGCTGTAATCAACGCGTTGCAGGCCGAGACGGGCGTGCAGCTCGAAGTGCGTGTAGCCGCTGCGGAGTGAGGGGCTTTCGATGAGGAGCGAGTATGACTTCTCGAATGCGGAGCGGGCCAAGTTCTTTCGCAAGGACGCGCGAATGATCCCGCCCGTGCATCTGGAGCCAGATATCCTGGATCACCTGGCCGGACTTGCCAGCGCTCGGGCGTGTCGCTGAGCGAATTGGTCAACACGCTCCTCAAGGAAGATATTGAGCGGATCGAGGCTGCGAAATAGCGCTTTGGGAGTTGTGCGGAGGGCCTCATGATGCCTTCCCGTCGTCGAGCTTTTCAAGGCGACTGGCTGGCGTGCGCGCCAACGAGACTCTGAAGAAGACTGCGGGGCTCTAGCGTTCGCTTAGAAAAGGAAAACGCACCTACGAGCAAAGGTCACGTTGCCTAGCCCTATGAGGAATTAGGCCAACGACTGATAGTCGGAAATGATCAGGGCATCAGCTTCGTTATAACCTAGCTTCTCCATCCAGATCTTCTTTGCTCGTTTTTCGAGGCCGGTCAACGAGACCGACCTACAGAACCAGAATGTCGCATTTCTTTTCCAAACGGGCACCCGCTTCTTGGTCAACCCGACGCAAAAGTAGAAAGATGCGGATGTGATGCTGAGCATCCCGGTTGGAATGATGATGGATTGAAGCGTAGGCGACATATCAATCCCTTTTTTCCTGATCCGACTCCTATCGAGTTAATCCAAGCCATTGTCCGGAGATGAATCAAGCGCTGGAGATTGGAGATCAGTGGCTTCGTCGCGCGCCGCCCGGCGTCTGGGCTATGCGCGAGCCCTTGTCTCGTTCAATACGTATCGGCCGCGGGGGCGCCCACATATTCTTGCCCGGCTGGATGAAATCTTCTCAGCAATACCCCGTCACGCCGCAGGCATAAGGCAGGCGGAACATGTAGCTCGTATAGCCGTCGCCGCCGTAATACGGGCCCTGGTAGTCGTAGGAGAAGGCGCGGCCGTAATAGCCGGGCAGTTCCTGGCGGCCGAGCAGGAGCGGGGTCGAGGGCAGCATCGGGGAGATCAGCGAGTCCTGGTCTTTCACCACGACAACCGCAGGCGGGGCTTTCACGGCGCGGCGGGCCTTGTAGTGGACGACCTTGTCGTGAACGGCGGGCAGGTCGGCTGCGAGCACGACGCCATTCGCCGCGATGGCTGCCAGCAGCATCATGATCACCAACGTTCGCATTCTGCTCTCCTTGCCTCTGTTGGACGGCTCGCGCGCTGCCGTTCGACCTCGGTGTCGATGGCTGCGCCGGAGCCGCCCGCGCGATTCCATGGCGGGCAGGATGGGCCTTTTATGGTTAACGAAAACCTTCCAGCCTCGGAACCCGGCTGCAATCACCCGTAGAAGGACGGGATTTTTCAGCTTTCGTTAAGTTCTGCTGGTGCAAGCTTACGGCCGCCGGCGATTTTGAAGGCTGGCTGACGCGAGCGGCCAATGCCCGCGTCCGGGGCGAAATCTCTGCTGCATTTCATCAGAGTCTCAGACCAGAAGGGTTTCGAGCATGTCGGTCATCGTGATGTCGGCGTCCGCACGTCAGAGGCTGCTGTCACGGACTGAATCGTCGCAACCACGTCTTGCCAATGCAGACGAGGACGCTGCACGTCGCCAGGCGCTGACGGTGCGCCGGTCGATCGCGACCGCCGAGTTTCCGCTGACGAGCTCCGCGCATGCGATGCTGCTGGCGGTGCTGAGATAGATGACGAGTTAACGAGGGCGCGGTCCGAGAAGCCGGCAACGGCCTGACCGTGGGACGAAGGAGAGCGCGGAAGGCCAGGGGGGCCGCCGCGCTCTCTTTGTTTGGACGTGCCGCTCTTGGTCTCTCGTCATGCCCGGGCTCGACCCGCCCGCCTGGCCGAAGAGATGGATGGCCGGGTCAAGCCCGGCCATGACGTGGAGAGAGCGATGCTCGCCTCTCGACCTGCCGGGCTCGCGGCGCGATCGGCAGGAAGGTCTCTCGGCCTACGCCCCCAGCGCCTGCTCGAGATCCGCGATCAGGTCTTCCTTGTCCTCGATGCCGACGGAGATGCGCACGATGTCGGGGCCGGCGCCGGCCTTGATCTTGGCGGCATCGTCGAGCTGGCTGTGGGTGGTCGAGGCCGGGTGGATCACCAGCGAGCGGGTGTCGCCGACATTGGCGAGATGCGAGAACAGCTTCAGGTTCGACACCAGCTTGACGCCCGCATCGTAGCCGCCCTTGAGCGAGAAGGTGAACACGGCACCGGCACCCTTCGGGCAGTATTTGCGCGCCAGCGTGTGATACTTGTCCTCGGGCAGGCCGGCATAGCTCACCGACGCGACGGCCGGATGCTTGTTGAGATAGTCGGCGACCGCCTTGGCGTTGTCGCAGTGCTTCTGCATGCGCAGCGGCAGCGTCTCGATGCCGGTGAGGATCAGGAA
Protein-coding sequences here:
- a CDS encoding transcriptional regulator, whose translation is MALTRDFRETVQARAERDPAFREAMFQEAVSALLCGEVDDGRAGLRAYINATIGFDALSKALGRPPKSLMRMFGPSGNPTAENLLAVINALQAETGVQLEVRVAAAE